From the Sphingobacteruim zhuxiongii genome, the window ATGATGAGATTATCATGTATTGGAGCACTCTTATTGATCAATAATATGGTTGTTGCACAAGGTAAAGAAGTTCCACAGAAAGTGGAGAGGCCACAGATTGAAAATCGCGTAAAGACAATAAACGGAGGTACTCCGCTTAGCCCAAAGGCCTTATGGGAATTGGGTAGAGTAAGTGCTGAAGGTTTATCGGCCGACGGGACACAGCTTATCTATGGCGTCTCCAACTATCAGTTCGATGAAAATAAATCCGAAAAGAATTTGTTTGTTGTTCCGGTAAAGGGAGGGAAAGTTCGACAATTTACTAGTGATGCGGGTGGAGAGACGGTTTTGACAATAGATGAGAATGGAAATGTATTATACATGTTCAAGGGGCAGATTTGGCAAAAAAATCTGAATGGTAGCGATTCAAAACAGTTGACAGATTACGAAGGTGGATTAGAGAATGTGAAGATCGCTCCAGACGGGAAGTCGATTTTGTTCAGCAAAGCCGTGCTATTAAAGCCCTACCACTCTGTTGATAAATATTCCGATCTAGGTAAATCCAATGTTTATATCTATGATAATTTGGATTATCGTCATTGGGATACTTGGAATGATGGTCGTTTTAACCATCCGTTTATTGCAAGTTATACCGATGGTAAGATAGGAGAACCTAAAGACATCATGGAAGGTGAGCCTTTTTACTCTCCGCAAATGCCATTTGGTGGCTCGGAAGATTTTATTTGGACTGCAGATAGCCGATCTGTCATCTATGTCGCTAAGAAGCGATTTGGAAATGATTATGCTCAGAGTACTAATACTGATTTATATCAGTATGATATTGCCACTGGAGAGACACGTAATCTTACGGAAGGTATGAGTGGTTATGATACGAATCCTTCGCTTAGCAAGGATGGTAAGATACTGAGTTGGTTGAGCATGAAGACTGATGGCTTTGAAGCGGATAAGAATGATATCATCCTTATGGAAGCGAGTTCGGGTCGAAAAGTAAACTTAACAGCACATTGGGATGGAACAGTTAATTCCTTTATTTGGAGTAAGGATAATAAGAAGATTTTCTTTGTCGCACCATCTAAGGGGACTGTACAGCTTTTTGAAATCAATGTGGCTAAGGGAGTATGGTCAAAAGTATTGCCTAAGATAACTCAGATTTCGGATGGTGATTTTGATATTGCGGGGATTGTTGGAGAAACATCGACTGGCTTAATTGTTACCTCCACAAAAATGACACGTGCGGCGGAAGTGTTTGATTATAATTTCAAAAATAAATCGATTAAGGCGATTACTCATGTCAATGATGCCATGTACAGCCAAATCGCGGATACGAAAGTGGAAAGTCGCGTAACCAAAGCAACAGATGGATTGGATTTATTCTCGTGGGTTATATATCCTCCTGATTTTGATCCGACGAAAAAATATCCTGTATTATTATTCTGTCAAGGTGGTCCACAAGCGGCGACCACACAATCTTATTCTTTCCGTTGGAATTTCCAATTAATGGCTTCCCAAGGTTACATTGTTATCGCGCCGAATCGTCGCGGTATGCCAGGATGGGGAGTTAAGTGGAATGAACAAATCTCTAAAGACTGGGGTGGCCAATCGATAAGAGACTATTTGTCGGCTATTGACGATCTTTCTACAGAGTCTTATGTTGATAAATCTAACATTGCAGCCGTTGGCGCTAGTTACGGTGGATATTCAGTTTTTATGTTAGCTGGAGTTCATGAAGGAAGGTTTAAATCATTAATATCACACTGTGGTCTATTTGACATGACTTCTTGGTATGGAACAACTGAAGAATTATTCTTTGCTAATCATGACATTGGTGCTTACTGGGACAAAAATAATAGCAAATCATACAATGAGTTTAATCCAATTAAGCATATTGACAAATGGAATACACCGATCTTAATTTTTCAAGGAGGTAAGGATTATCGCGTTCCAATTGGACAGGGTTTAGAGGCTTTTCAAGCAGCTCAATTGAAAGGGGTGAAAAGTAGACTAGTTTATCTACCGGAAGAGAATCACTGGGTGCTCTCAGGTCACAATGCACAAGTATGGCAAAGAGAGTTTTTCGGCTGGTTATCCGAAACGTTGAAATAGCATAAAAAAAGCGACCTCATCCGTCGCAAATAATTGATATAAAAAAGGGGCAATCGAATAGATTGCCCCTTTTCTTATTATTTAGTGTCTTTCTTTCCGAAGATTGAGATCTTCAAGTATTTTCCTGGGTTTGTTTTCAAATCATGTACCAATTCATCTAAGTTTTGAGATGCATTAGTTAGATTATTATAAAGCTTTTCATCATGGATTAATAAGCCAATTGAACCTTCTCCAGAATTAATCTTGTTTGTAATCGCTTGTACGTCGCGCATAGCCTGATTGGCATTGTCGATTGTTGCTTTAATTTCAGTTTTTGATAGATCTGA encodes:
- a CDS encoding S9 family peptidase — its product is MMRLSCIGALLLINNMVVAQGKEVPQKVERPQIENRVKTINGGTPLSPKALWELGRVSAEGLSADGTQLIYGVSNYQFDENKSEKNLFVVPVKGGKVRQFTSDAGGETVLTIDENGNVLYMFKGQIWQKNLNGSDSKQLTDYEGGLENVKIAPDGKSILFSKAVLLKPYHSVDKYSDLGKSNVYIYDNLDYRHWDTWNDGRFNHPFIASYTDGKIGEPKDIMEGEPFYSPQMPFGGSEDFIWTADSRSVIYVAKKRFGNDYAQSTNTDLYQYDIATGETRNLTEGMSGYDTNPSLSKDGKILSWLSMKTDGFEADKNDIILMEASSGRKVNLTAHWDGTVNSFIWSKDNKKIFFVAPSKGTVQLFEINVAKGVWSKVLPKITQISDGDFDIAGIVGETSTGLIVTSTKMTRAAEVFDYNFKNKSIKAITHVNDAMYSQIADTKVESRVTKATDGLDLFSWVIYPPDFDPTKKYPVLLFCQGGPQAATTQSYSFRWNFQLMASQGYIVIAPNRRGMPGWGVKWNEQISKDWGGQSIRDYLSAIDDLSTESYVDKSNIAAVGASYGGYSVFMLAGVHEGRFKSLISHCGLFDMTSWYGTTEELFFANHDIGAYWDKNNSKSYNEFNPIKHIDKWNTPILIFQGGKDYRVPIGQGLEAFQAAQLKGVKSRLVYLPEENHWVLSGHNAQVWQREFFGWLSETLK